One Pseudonocardia abyssalis DNA segment encodes these proteins:
- a CDS encoding hemolysin family protein, translating to MLIEWVLLAVAVALVAANALFVAAEFSLVTVDRSTVERAAKDGDRGAEGVLAALRSLSTQLSGAQLGITVTSLIVGFLAEPSVAALLGPVLTAWGLPEATSAALAIGLALVLATFVQMVFGELVPKNLAIARPLPVAKAVAGAQRGFSRAAGPLLRLLNGAANRVVRLLGIEPQEELRSARSPQELGSLVRRSAQQGVLAGPTAELVTRSLAFGDRTAADVMSPRFQVTFLSTTDSADAVLDAVDRTGYSRFPVLRGGVDSVVGIVHVKHALGVPEPERDRRTVGELMVDPLPVPGSQELDPLLRQLRGQGLQMAVVVDEYGGTAGVVTLEDLIEEIVGDIADEHDPGGDRARRTDGGWSLSGLLRPDEVAEVTGVGLPDGEDFDSLGGLVVDRLGRVPRAGDAVTEEVDHQRVHLRVEQMDGWRVDRVEMRVEEREPTDG from the coding sequence GTGTTGATCGAGTGGGTGCTGCTGGCCGTCGCGGTCGCGCTGGTGGCCGCCAACGCGCTGTTCGTCGCCGCGGAGTTCAGCCTGGTGACCGTCGACCGGTCCACCGTGGAACGTGCCGCCAAGGACGGAGACCGCGGTGCGGAGGGTGTGCTGGCCGCGCTGCGGTCGCTGTCCACCCAGCTCTCGGGTGCGCAGCTGGGCATCACCGTGACCAGCCTGATCGTCGGGTTCCTCGCCGAGCCATCGGTCGCCGCCCTGCTCGGCCCGGTTCTGACCGCATGGGGTCTGCCCGAGGCCACCTCGGCCGCCCTCGCGATCGGGCTGGCGTTGGTGCTGGCGACGTTCGTGCAGATGGTGTTCGGGGAGCTGGTGCCCAAGAACCTGGCGATCGCGAGGCCGCTGCCGGTGGCGAAGGCCGTGGCCGGGGCCCAGCGCGGCTTCTCCCGGGCCGCCGGTCCACTGCTGCGGTTGCTCAACGGTGCCGCCAACCGGGTCGTGCGGCTGCTGGGCATCGAGCCGCAGGAGGAGCTGCGCTCGGCCCGCTCCCCGCAGGAGCTGGGGTCGCTGGTGCGCCGCTCCGCGCAGCAGGGGGTGCTGGCCGGGCCGACCGCGGAGCTGGTCACCCGCTCGCTCGCCTTCGGTGACCGCACCGCCGCCGACGTGATGTCGCCGCGGTTCCAGGTGACGTTCCTGTCCACCACCGACTCCGCTGACGCCGTGCTCGACGCGGTGGACCGCACCGGCTACTCGCGGTTCCCGGTGCTGCGCGGCGGGGTCGACAGCGTGGTCGGGATCGTGCACGTCAAGCACGCCCTGGGCGTGCCCGAGCCGGAGCGGGACCGCCGCACCGTAGGGGAGCTGATGGTGGACCCGCTGCCGGTACCAGGCAGCCAGGAGCTCGATCCGCTGCTGCGGCAGCTGCGCGGCCAGGGCCTGCAGATGGCGGTGGTCGTCGACGAGTACGGCGGCACCGCGGGGGTGGTGACGCTGGAGGACCTGATCGAGGAGATCGTCGGGGACATCGCCGACGAGCACGACCCCGGCGGGGACCGGGCCCGCCGTACCGACGGTGGTTGGTCCCTGTCGGGCCTGCTACGGCCCGACGAGGTCGCCGAGGTTACCGGTGTTGGACTGCCCGATGGTGAGGACTTCGACAGCCTCGGCGGGCTGGTCGTCGACCGGCTCGGGCGGGTTCCGCGGGCAGGGGACGCGGTGACCGAGGAGGTCGACCACCAGCGGGTGCACCTGCGCGTCGAGCAGATGGACGGCTGGCGGGTCGACCGCGTCGAGATGCGCGTCGAGGAACGGGAGCCGACCGATGGGTGA
- a CDS encoding DUF202 domain-containing protein, whose translation MVVAAAAGERTALAWQRTGWTALGAGALVLHAAPGGPGAVAGVMLLVSGVLCSAVVAPSRMRRLRAASMTGRAVAVPAVVATVTAVVVLVGVLAVTTMLLPAAR comes from the coding sequence GTGGTGGTGGCGGCAGCCGCGGGGGAGCGCACCGCGCTCGCCTGGCAGCGCACCGGATGGACCGCGCTCGGCGCAGGGGCGCTGGTCCTGCACGCTGCGCCGGGTGGGCCGGGCGCGGTGGCCGGGGTGATGCTGCTGGTGAGTGGGGTGCTGTGTTCCGCGGTGGTGGCACCGTCGCGGATGCGCAGGCTCCGTGCGGCGTCCATGACCGGCCGTGCGGTAGCGGTGCCGGCCGTGGTGGCGACGGTGACCGCGGTCGTCGTGCTCGTCGGGGTACTGGCGGTGACGACGATGCTTCTCCCGGCCGCTCGGTGA
- a CDS encoding YidH family protein — translation MALPRRRPPLREVGHDPDYRFSLANERTFLAWIRTALALIAGGVALASLVPDLTPALLRDGLAVLLVVLAVVVAVRSYARWDRAERAIRQDLPIAVGGTTVRLLAGGIVVVGAGVLVLLLIGR, via the coding sequence GTGGCCCTGCCGCGTCGCCGGCCCCCGTTGCGGGAAGTCGGTCATGACCCGGACTACCGGTTCTCGCTGGCCAACGAGCGCACGTTCCTGGCCTGGATCCGCACCGCGCTGGCACTGATCGCGGGCGGGGTGGCGCTGGCCAGCCTGGTGCCGGACCTGACTCCCGCGCTGCTGCGCGACGGCCTGGCGGTGCTGCTGGTGGTGCTGGCCGTGGTGGTCGCGGTCCGGAGCTACGCGCGATGGGACCGCGCGGAGCGCGCCATCCGCCAGGACCTCCCGATCGCGGTCGGCGGCACCACGGTGCGGTTGCTCGCCGGCGGGATTGTCGTGGTGGGCGCCGGGGTGCTCGTGCTGTTGCTGATCGGTCGCTGA
- a CDS encoding MSCRAMM family adhesin SdrC codes for MEPVKSTIRRQRGVLATVLALPLVAGAATWGLADGWFDAGAAVVQPADDTATIGGGGTVLELAELLTGVPAAVGAVAPAELTFTPGMSPFTAPSPGSEAAGGSGAEPAAGAGGGDPVVPGAAGEEDGATEDVGAGGPGAFEEDPGSGADTGTDADPGEGADSDGGTSSDGSEGDAGGSEGEGGFEGDAAAESDGGESDGDAGDSGEGAGEGAAAETRGEGDSEGSEQPQSDAASDGGSEGDGEDGAESEQD; via the coding sequence GTGGAACCGGTGAAGAGCACGATCAGACGACAACGCGGTGTCCTGGCGACCGTCCTGGCTCTCCCGCTCGTTGCAGGCGCGGCGACCTGGGGCCTTGCCGACGGCTGGTTCGACGCCGGGGCCGCCGTGGTCCAGCCGGCCGACGACACCGCCACGATCGGCGGCGGCGGAACGGTCCTGGAGCTGGCTGAGCTGCTCACCGGTGTGCCGGCGGCGGTGGGCGCGGTAGCGCCCGCGGAGCTGACCTTCACCCCGGGCATGTCTCCGTTCACGGCCCCGTCGCCCGGGTCGGAGGCGGCGGGTGGGTCGGGAGCCGAACCCGCCGCCGGAGCCGGTGGTGGTGATCCGGTGGTGCCGGGTGCTGCGGGCGAGGAGGACGGCGCGACCGAGGACGTCGGTGCAGGCGGGCCCGGCGCCTTCGAGGAGGACCCGGGTTCCGGTGCAGACACCGGCACCGATGCGGACCCGGGGGAGGGTGCGGACTCGGATGGGGGCACGAGCTCTGACGGGTCCGAAGGTGATGCCGGCGGGTCTGAGGGCGAAGGTGGATTCGAGGGTGATGCAGCCGCCGAGAGTGATGGCGGTGAGTCCGACGGTGATGCCGGTGATTCTGGTGAGGGCGCGGGTGAGGGCGCTGCCGCTGAGACCAGAGGCGAGGGCGACTCCGAGGGCAGCGAGCAGCCGCAGAGCGATGCAGCCTCGGACGGCGGTTCGGAGGGTGACGGTGAGGACGGCGCGGAGTCCGAACAGGACTGA
- a CDS encoding hemolysin family protein — protein MGDWGGVLLGLLLLAGNAFFVGAEFALISARRTQIEPRAEQGSRAARTTLRAMENVSLNMACAQLGITACSLGLGAVGEPAVAHLLEVPFAAVGLPEPLVYPVSFAIALAIVVFLHMVLGEMVPKNIAIAGPERAALVLAPPLALVTMILKPVIFSLNAVSNGVLRLMKVTPRDEVATTFTSDEVGGLIAESRQEGLLDDDEQELLTGALAFDELTVDSVLLPRDELVVIDSAATGEQVQHATARSGFSRFPVVNANGDPVGYLHVKDALAHRHGDTRTAGELARPWPTLAPDDSLRDALAAMRDTGAHLAAVPAPKGGLAGVVALEDVLERLVGNISDGAATPVASQRST, from the coding sequence ATGGGTGACTGGGGCGGAGTTCTGCTGGGGCTGCTGCTGCTCGCCGGCAACGCGTTCTTCGTCGGCGCGGAGTTCGCGCTGATCTCCGCGCGGCGCACGCAGATCGAGCCGCGCGCCGAGCAGGGCTCGCGTGCTGCGCGGACCACGCTGCGGGCGATGGAGAACGTGTCGCTGAACATGGCGTGCGCCCAGCTGGGCATCACCGCGTGCTCGCTGGGGTTGGGTGCGGTGGGTGAGCCGGCCGTCGCGCACTTGTTGGAGGTGCCGTTCGCCGCGGTCGGGCTGCCGGAGCCGCTGGTCTACCCGGTCTCGTTCGCGATCGCGCTGGCGATCGTGGTGTTCCTGCACATGGTGCTGGGCGAGATGGTGCCCAAGAACATCGCGATCGCCGGTCCGGAGCGGGCCGCGCTCGTCCTGGCACCACCCCTGGCGCTGGTCACGATGATCCTCAAGCCGGTGATCTTCTCGTTGAACGCGGTGTCGAACGGGGTGTTGCGGCTGATGAAGGTGACCCCCCGAGACGAGGTCGCCACCACCTTCACCTCCGACGAGGTAGGCGGGCTGATCGCCGAGTCGCGGCAGGAGGGCCTGCTCGACGACGACGAGCAGGAGCTGCTCACCGGGGCGCTGGCGTTCGACGAGCTGACCGTGGACTCCGTGCTGCTGCCCCGCGACGAGCTCGTAGTGATCGACTCCGCAGCCACCGGGGAGCAGGTCCAGCATGCCACCGCGCGCAGTGGATTCTCCCGGTTCCCGGTGGTCAACGCGAACGGCGACCCGGTGGGCTACCTGCACGTCAAGGACGCCCTGGCACACCGGCACGGCGACACCCGCACGGCCGGGGAGCTCGCGCGCCCGTGGCCGACGCTCGCCCCGGACGACTCCCTGCGCGACGCACTGGCCGCTATGCGCGATACCGGTGCGCACCTGGCCGCCGTTCCGGCGCCGAAGGGCGGGCTCGCCGGGGTGGTCGCACTGGAGGATGTGCTGGAACGGCTGGTCGGGAACATCAGCGACGGGGCCGCCACACCTGTCGCGTCCCAGCGCAGCACGTGA
- a CDS encoding 7TM domain-containing protein: MNRIARTPAAIQVLLAVGALLVLGLSVLLTPDRESTSGAGATIGEQELVRITGPNGRTVEAVARIDTGASASSIDTGIAEDLGFDLEDAETITVASSLGREERPIVDGALQIAGQPKSVRFSVTDRSERSNPVLLGRSELTGLQVQVGQQLLTTPGADRAPSTLATLLSQTPALGPLQLLALLPLAVLVVVLLRVFVGVQTLGTFSPVLLAIGYTQAGLVAGVGLTVVIVAAGFVVQPLLRRFRLPRVARLAVLVGVVSVVLVAITQFAGGGTGAIWGTALPVVVTAVMVERLWETWDLDGWRDAARDAAATTVVALLVTALMLAPVVRDLATVAPLTLAIACAVWAGLAGTYRGLRLSELLRFGRGQSDEIPGGTGDATVRLATPTRNDLPTGPPDIPTAGGPATTREMTKR, encoded by the coding sequence GTGAACCGAATCGCCCGCACCCCCGCTGCCATCCAGGTCCTGCTTGCCGTCGGTGCTCTGCTGGTGCTGGGGCTCAGCGTCCTGCTCACCCCGGACCGTGAGTCGACATCAGGCGCAGGTGCGACGATCGGCGAGCAGGAGCTGGTCCGCATCACCGGCCCGAACGGGCGCACCGTCGAAGCGGTCGCCCGCATCGACACCGGGGCGTCCGCGTCGTCGATCGACACCGGCATCGCCGAGGACCTCGGCTTCGACCTCGAGGACGCTGAGACGATCACCGTGGCGTCGTCGCTGGGCCGCGAGGAGCGGCCGATCGTGGACGGCGCTCTGCAGATCGCCGGGCAGCCCAAGAGCGTCCGGTTCTCGGTGACCGACCGCAGCGAGCGGTCCAATCCGGTCCTGCTGGGCCGCTCCGAGCTCACCGGCCTGCAGGTGCAGGTGGGTCAGCAGTTGCTGACCACCCCCGGCGCCGACCGGGCCCCCTCGACGCTGGCCACCCTGCTCTCGCAGACCCCCGCGCTGGGCCCGCTGCAGCTGCTCGCGCTGCTACCGCTCGCGGTTCTCGTGGTGGTTTTGCTGCGGGTGTTCGTCGGCGTGCAGACCCTCGGCACATTCTCACCGGTGTTGCTCGCGATCGGCTACACCCAGGCCGGCCTCGTCGCCGGGGTGGGCCTGACGGTGGTCATCGTCGCCGCCGGGTTCGTCGTGCAGCCCCTGCTGCGACGGTTCCGGCTGCCCCGGGTGGCCCGGCTCGCGGTGCTCGTCGGGGTCGTGTCGGTGGTGCTCGTCGCCATCACCCAGTTCGCCGGCGGCGGCACCGGAGCGATCTGGGGCACCGCGCTTCCCGTCGTCGTCACGGCCGTGATGGTCGAGCGGCTCTGGGAGACCTGGGACCTCGACGGGTGGCGCGACGCGGCCCGCGACGCCGCCGCCACCACCGTGGTCGCGCTGCTCGTGACCGCACTCATGCTCGCCCCGGTCGTGCGGGACCTCGCGACCGTCGCCCCGCTCACCCTCGCGATCGCCTGCGCGGTGTGGGCCGGGCTCGCCGGCACCTACCGAGGCCTGCGGCTCAGCGAGCTGCTCCGGTTCGGCCGGGGTCAGTCCGACGAGATCCCGGGGGGGACCGGCGACGCCACCGTGCGGCTGGCCACCCCCACCCGCAACGACCTGCCCACCGGCCC
- a CDS encoding sensor histidine kinase, translated as MAWLVLLLLVALVTVVVVTRNLLVAEAESDATDALNQEAEEFKQFAAAGVDQETGARYENGTELLERHISRQFLDDDEIVLGITAEGAIVPQRGREAIALAERASRWQQIVANPASTDILPTRDGRLRWVKVPVVDDVGNADGTFVVAYAIDREIREIDETIRTLVLVSAIGLVVAAIASWVVSGQILEPVNLVRRAAARISHDDLTERIAVEGRDDIAALSEQFNGMLDRLEHAFGAQRQFLDDASHELRTPITIIRGNLEFVGDDDPAERAEVVRLCTDELDRMGRIVEDLLLLAKAERPDFVVAGEVGLVDLTSDIYAKLGALGDRRWELESIAEGEGLLDGQRVTQAVIQLAHNAVGHTRAGDVIRFGSAVTAAEASFWVADTGDGVRPEDAEAIFQRFSRGSAGGARANHTGAGLGLTIVTAIAEGHGGHVELQTTYRHGARFSLHLPQPAGHHERIEHREDDTA; from the coding sequence ATGGCGTGGCTGGTGCTGTTGCTGCTGGTCGCGCTGGTGACCGTCGTCGTCGTCACCCGTAATCTGCTTGTCGCCGAGGCGGAGAGCGACGCCACTGACGCGTTGAACCAGGAGGCCGAGGAGTTCAAGCAGTTCGCCGCGGCCGGGGTGGACCAGGAGACCGGTGCGCGTTACGAGAACGGCACCGAGCTGCTGGAGCGGCACATCTCCCGGCAGTTCCTCGACGACGACGAGATCGTGCTGGGCATCACCGCCGAGGGCGCGATCGTGCCGCAGCGGGGCCGGGAGGCGATCGCGTTGGCCGAGCGTGCCAGCCGGTGGCAGCAGATCGTGGCCAACCCCGCGTCGACCGACATCCTGCCCACCCGGGACGGCCGGCTGCGCTGGGTCAAGGTGCCGGTCGTCGACGACGTGGGCAACGCCGACGGCACCTTCGTCGTCGCGTATGCGATCGACCGCGAGATCCGCGAGATCGACGAGACGATCCGCACGCTGGTGCTGGTCAGCGCGATCGGGCTGGTGGTGGCGGCCATCGCGTCGTGGGTGGTGTCCGGGCAGATCCTGGAGCCGGTGAACCTGGTGCGCCGCGCCGCGGCCCGAATCAGCCACGACGACCTCACCGAGCGGATCGCTGTGGAGGGCCGCGACGACATCGCGGCCCTGTCCGAGCAGTTCAACGGCATGCTGGACCGGTTGGAGCATGCATTCGGCGCGCAGCGTCAGTTCCTCGACGACGCCAGCCACGAGCTGCGCACCCCGATCACGATCATCCGCGGGAACCTGGAGTTCGTCGGGGACGACGACCCGGCCGAGCGCGCCGAGGTGGTGCGGCTGTGCACCGACGAGCTCGACCGGATGGGCCGGATCGTCGAGGACCTGCTGCTGCTGGCGAAGGCTGAACGTCCCGACTTCGTCGTCGCCGGGGAGGTGGGCCTGGTCGACCTGACCAGCGACATCTACGCCAAGCTGGGCGCGCTCGGGGACCGGCGCTGGGAGCTGGAGTCGATCGCCGAGGGCGAGGGTCTCCTCGACGGGCAACGGGTGACCCAGGCGGTCATCCAGCTCGCGCACAACGCCGTCGGCCACACCCGGGCCGGGGACGTCATCCGCTTCGGGTCGGCGGTGACGGCGGCGGAGGCGTCGTTCTGGGTCGCCGACACCGGCGACGGGGTACGCCCCGAGGACGCCGAGGCCATCTTCCAACGCTTCTCGCGCGGCTCCGCCGGCGGGGCCCGGGCGAACCACACCGGCGCCGGGCTCGGCCTCACGATCGTCACAGCCATCGCCGAGGGGCACGGCGGGCACGTCGAGCTGCAGACGACGTATCGCCACGGTGCGCGGTTCTCCCTGCACCTGCCCCAGCCCGCGGGTCACCACGAACGCATCGAGCACAGAGAGGACGACACGGCGTGA
- a CDS encoding response regulator transcription factor, whose amino-acid sequence MNRILIAEDEDRIARFVDKGLRANGFLTSVVADGHAALDHAMSGQYQLMVLDIGLPGRDGYAVLRELREARIAMPVVILTARDGVRDTVAGLEGGADDYMTKPFRFEELLARVRLRLRSAPGSVAEPTLLSVDGLSLDLRTRRAQTDDRRTVDLSAREFALLELLLRHPGQVLSREQMLDHVWGFDFDPGSNVVDVYIRQLRRKIGAEKITTVRRMGYRCG is encoded by the coding sequence GTGAACCGCATCCTGATCGCCGAGGACGAGGATCGCATCGCGCGGTTCGTCGACAAGGGCCTGCGCGCCAACGGCTTCCTCACCAGCGTGGTCGCCGACGGCCACGCCGCGCTCGACCACGCGATGTCCGGGCAGTACCAGCTGATGGTCCTCGACATCGGACTGCCCGGCCGCGACGGATACGCGGTACTGCGTGAGCTGCGCGAGGCCCGGATCGCGATGCCGGTGGTGATCCTCACCGCACGCGACGGGGTGCGCGACACCGTGGCCGGTCTGGAGGGCGGCGCCGACGACTACATGACCAAGCCGTTCCGCTTCGAGGAGCTGTTGGCCCGGGTCCGGCTGCGGCTGCGAAGCGCGCCCGGTAGCGTCGCCGAGCCCACGCTGCTCAGCGTCGACGGGCTCTCCCTCGACCTGCGGACCCGCCGGGCCCAGACCGACGACCGCCGCACGGTCGACCTGAGCGCGCGGGAGTTCGCCCTGCTGGAGTTGCTGCTACGCCACCCCGGACAAGTGCTGTCGCGGGAGCAGATGCTCGACCACGTGTGGGGCTTCGACTTCGACCCGGGCTCCAACGTCGTCGACGTCTACATCCGCCAGCTGCGCCGCAAGATCGGCGCCGAGAAGATCACGACGGTCCGCAGGATGGGGTACCGGTGCGGATGA